The following proteins are co-located in the Halarcobacter sp. genome:
- the dxs gene encoding 1-deoxy-D-xylulose-5-phosphate synthase, whose product MEIKDKNLEELETICSDIRNRIIDVVSRKGGHFSSTLGAVELTVAMHKVFDVKKDPFIYDVSHQCYPHKLINGRWDEFETIRQFGGLSGFTKPKESDADYFVAGHSSTSISLAVGAAKAIKLKGEDRIPVVMIGDGSMTAGMVYEALNELGDRKYPVVIILNDNEMSIAKPIGSISKYLSKILAGKFYQGFRDRVDRNIVQKLPSGATYIAKKIEESMKLITPGIIFEEMGVDYIGPIDGHDLEEVIETLEIAKGINKPVIVHARTVKGKGYKHAEGQQEHWHGVGPFNVEDGTFAKKASAKSATAVFADALLDLARKHENVVGVTAAMPSGTGIDKLMKEFPTRFWDVAIAEQHAVTSMAAMAKEGFKPFITIYSTFLQRGFDQIVHDVCLLGLPVVFAIDRAGIVGNDGETHQGAFDISYLRFLPNMILCAPRDDKTLEYSLEFAYEANKPCAIRYPRGAFANLPFEASKFELGKAELLKEGESNKLFIGYGAGVNRACETEKLHNDDIAILDLRFVKPLDEDTLKSLACKYNDWYIFSDSQKQGGVASAILEFLNKEKICVDVTSFEYEDKFIEHGDTKKVEESLGLNPNQLVQKIK is encoded by the coding sequence ATGGAAATAAAAGATAAAAATTTAGAAGAATTAGAAACAATTTGTTCAGATATTAGAAATAGAATTATTGATGTAGTATCAAGAAAAGGTGGACATTTTTCTTCAACACTAGGTGCTGTTGAATTAACAGTTGCTATGCATAAAGTGTTTGATGTAAAAAAAGACCCTTTTATTTATGATGTATCACATCAATGTTATCCTCACAAACTGATAAATGGAAGATGGGATGAATTTGAAACTATTAGACAATTTGGTGGTTTAAGTGGTTTTACAAAACCTAAAGAGTCCGATGCAGATTATTTTGTAGCAGGGCATAGTTCAACATCTATCTCTTTGGCAGTGGGTGCAGCTAAAGCTATAAAGCTTAAGGGTGAAGATAGAATCCCAGTTGTTATGATTGGGGATGGTTCTATGACAGCAGGAATGGTTTATGAGGCATTAAATGAGTTAGGAGATAGAAAATATCCTGTTGTGATAATCCTTAATGACAATGAGATGTCAATAGCTAAACCTATTGGTTCTATATCTAAATATTTATCAAAAATATTAGCAGGTAAATTCTATCAAGGCTTTAGAGATAGAGTTGATAGAAATATTGTGCAAAAATTGCCAAGTGGCGCAACTTATATAGCTAAAAAAATTGAAGAGAGTATGAAGCTAATAACTCCTGGAATAATTTTTGAAGAGATGGGTGTGGATTATATTGGACCAATTGATGGACATGATCTTGAAGAGGTTATTGAAACTTTAGAGATAGCAAAAGGTATAAATAAACCTGTAATTGTCCATGCAAGAACAGTAAAGGGTAAAGGTTATAAACATGCAGAAGGTCAACAAGAACATTGGCATGGTGTAGGCCCTTTTAATGTAGAAGATGGAACTTTTGCTAAAAAAGCATCCGCAAAATCAGCTACAGCAGTATTTGCTGATGCTTTATTAGATTTAGCAAGAAAACATGAAAATGTAGTTGGTGTAACAGCAGCAATGCCAAGTGGTACAGGTATTGATAAACTTATGAAAGAGTTTCCTACTAGATTTTGGGATGTAGCAATTGCTGAACAACATGCAGTTACTTCAATGGCAGCTATGGCTAAAGAGGGTTTTAAACCTTTTATTACAATTTATTCAACATTTTTACAAAGAGGTTTTGATCAAATAGTTCATGATGTTTGTCTTTTAGGATTACCTGTCGTTTTTGCTATTGATAGAGCAGGAATTGTAGGAAATGATGGAGAGACCCATCAAGGTGCCTTTGATATCTCATATTTAAGGTTTTTACCAAATATGATACTTTGTGCTCCAAGAGATGATAAAACTTTAGAATACTCTTTAGAATTTGCATATGAAGCAAATAAACCCTGTGCAATAAGATACCCAAGAGGAGCTTTTGCTAACTTGCCATTTGAAGCTAGTAAATTTGAGCTAGGGAAGGCAGAACTTCTAAAAGAGGGAGAATCAAATAAACTATTTATTGGTTATGGTGCAGGTGTAAACAGAGCCTGTGAAACTGAAAAACTTCATAATGATGACATCGCTATATTAGATTTAAGATTTGTAAAACCTTTAGATGAAGATACTTTAAAATCTTTAGCCTGTAAATATAATGATTGGTATATTTTTAGTGATTCTCAAAAACAAGGTGGAGTAGCAAGTGCTATTTTAGAGTTTTTAAATAAAGAAAAAATCTGTGTGGATGTTACATCTTTTGAATATGAAGATAAGTTTATTGAACATGGTGATACAAAAAAAGTTGAAGAGAGTTTAGGATTAAATCCTAATCAATTAGTTCAAAAGATAAAATAG
- a CDS encoding type II and III secretion system protein — protein MKYFFKVLFLFLCTTSFSFAYDINDKVIYQKDFHDSTIYLPLNNYRTLIFDSRIKNIQLTNSENISADFIDSLEAPLTKLKILGKNIGNEGAIVTLENGDSIHINFSIMQNLDTIISIVKATYPNLIVEQANDTIILKGYVKDYREKDLVIDTFKKAGIKTEEKLVDMIETSTPSKMIRVKLYAVEINNDDGIDLKNNWAVSVRNYATTEEKEGEYTYYPSSEFGHISQLNGDITGALDKIMSNALTLTGGLTSAANFLSQNFNTSMILQYLESEGVANILDETTLITLENKEATFHAGGTIRIKTQTTTAEGIPSTDLEEVKYGLQLDIKAKNVMKNNYVDLELKTSSTEIDWTNMVDDIPSFTEKEIVTNVLAKNGATIVLGGLVSNENSYDVDKIPFLGDIPILGFIFTSKAFKEGKSELVFFITPEIVDPSNNNQNTLYQNTKDKILNTSKYKKEVFINDEKDSTESVKEKKSATKINTQKQLTPKERQQKRINEILGYE, from the coding sequence ATGAAGTATTTTTTTAAGGTTTTATTTTTATTTTTATGCACAACATCTTTTAGTTTTGCATATGATATTAATGATAAAGTGATATATCAAAAAGATTTTCATGATAGTACAATATATTTACCACTTAATAATTATAGAACTTTGATATTTGATTCTAGAATTAAAAATATCCAATTAACGAATAGCGAAAATATAAGTGCTGATTTTATAGATAGTCTTGAAGCTCCCTTAACAAAACTAAAAATATTGGGTAAAAACATTGGTAATGAGGGGGCAATAGTAACCCTAGAAAATGGAGATTCAATCCATATAAACTTTAGTATTATGCAAAATCTAGATACAATTATTTCCATTGTAAAAGCTACTTATCCAAACTTAATTGTTGAACAAGCAAATGATACAATTATTTTAAAAGGTTATGTAAAAGATTATAGAGAAAAAGATTTAGTAATTGATACCTTTAAAAAAGCTGGTATTAAAACTGAAGAAAAGCTTGTTGATATGATTGAAACATCAACTCCCTCAAAAATGATTCGTGTTAAACTTTATGCAGTTGAAATAAATAATGATGATGGTATAGATTTAAAAAATAATTGGGCTGTTTCTGTTAGAAACTATGCAACAACCGAAGAAAAAGAAGGGGAATATACTTATTATCCATCTAGTGAATTTGGTCATATTTCACAACTTAATGGTGATATAACTGGTGCCCTTGATAAAATTATGTCTAATGCATTGACTCTAACTGGGGGGCTTACTAGTGCTGCAAACTTTTTAAGTCAGAATTTTAATACTTCAATGATACTACAATATTTAGAATCAGAAGGTGTTGCAAACATTTTGGATGAAACAACGTTAATAACTTTGGAAAATAAAGAAGCAACTTTCCATGCTGGGGGAACTATAAGAATTAAAACACAAACAACAACAGCAGAGGGTATTCCTTCAACTGATTTAGAAGAGGTTAAATATGGACTTCAACTTGATATAAAAGCTAAGAATGTAATGAAAAATAATTATGTTGATTTAGAATTAAAAACAAGTTCGACAGAAATTGACTGGACAAATATGGTTGATGATATACCAAGTTTTACAGAAAAAGAAATTGTAACCAATGTATTAGCAAAAAATGGAGCTACTATAGTTTTAGGTGGTCTTGTAAGTAATGAAAACTCATATGATGTTGATAAAATACCATTTTTAGGTGATATTCCTATACTTGGTTTTATATTTACTAGTAAAGCTTTCAAAGAGGGTAAAAGTGAACTTGTATTTTTTATCACACCTGAAATTGTAGACCCTTCAAATAATAATCAAAATACACTCTATCAAAATACGAAAGATAAAATATTAAACACTTCGAAATATAAAAAAGAGGTTTTTATTAATGATGAAAAAGATTCTACTGAATCAGTAAAAGAAAAAAAATCTGCTACTAAAATCAATACTCAAAAACAACTAACACCAAAAGAAAGACAACAAAAAAGAATTAATGAAATCTTAGGATATGAATAG
- a CDS encoding type II secretion system F family protein, with protein MDLIFFLPVIVIVIVIAAWYIYDSQGQKKQIVQLSKLDALAIIDQQKDVKNKSSDEKDDKEFYFKLIQAGLTKKEYNEGKLVFALIGLIIGISFPILFNTLIGVIGIIIGILLIIFGGKIYIYISKNERAEKINNDLGVFLDLINVILEAGGGLKNAFFTVSTRAHGILDEELLKEIAILEYEMTNYTTKKAYENLKRRVDSDDLGKIVDFLILSEEAGIGVKNIFSTQSDEMRQEKFYKIKGKVNTLNMYLILVLFVFVLPALGAFIIFPMMAGELELGLGM; from the coding sequence ATGGATTTAATATTTTTTCTACCTGTTATAGTTATAGTTATAGTTATTGCAGCATGGTATATTTACGATTCACAAGGACAAAAAAAACAAATTGTACAATTATCAAAACTTGATGCCTTAGCAATCATCGATCAGCAAAAAGATGTAAAAAATAAAAGTTCAGATGAAAAGGATGATAAAGAATTCTATTTTAAATTAATTCAAGCAGGTCTAACTAAAAAAGAATACAATGAAGGTAAACTTGTCTTTGCTTTAATTGGATTAATTATTGGTATATCTTTTCCTATACTATTTAATACCTTAATTGGTGTTATTGGCATAATAATTGGTATACTATTAATAATTTTTGGAGGGAAGATATATATTTATATATCAAAAAATGAAAGAGCAGAAAAAATAAACAATGATCTAGGTGTTTTCTTAGATTTAATTAATGTAATTTTAGAGGCTGGTGGTGGTTTAAAAAACGCTTTTTTTACAGTATCAACTAGAGCACATGGTATCTTAGATGAGGAGTTATTAAAAGAGATAGCCATATTGGAATATGAGATGACAAATTACACAACAAAAAAAGCTTATGAAAATTTAAAAAGAAGAGTTGACTCTGATGATTTAGGAAAAATTGTAGATTTTTTAATATTGAGTGAAGAAGCAGGAATTGGAGTTAAGAATATATTTTCTACCCAATCAGATGAGATGAGGCAAGAAAAATTTTATAAAATTAAAGGTAAAGTTAATACTCTTAATATGTATCTGATTTTAGTTTTATTTGTATTTGTTTTACCAGCATTAGGAGCATTTATAATTTTCCCTATGATGGCTGGTGAATTAGAATTAGGTTTAGGAATGTAA
- a CDS encoding type II secretion system F family protein, with translation MDIQFLILSAVIPILTITSIVLIYNYLINFNKQNKIIKKLSNDQNEILAEAKKRNSLFKKDRNWLGKKLSYAGFLSPLSEPIFIFISIGFGFLAATFVNFAITNPVVFAISWIVFAFFPLLVLKKIISNRQEEFNYGLKVIIDKVTSMMKSGVGFEQSLTKAVMTSKSKFTKDTFNIYLMEKDIIGENKAFEKMFKLVESKELRIFYLTISIGRQSGGKFSNTLEKLRKTLHDQGEIKQEITSSTKEIKVGSYMIIGLVIFTYEMMDSSLNGVLDRHFFGSNEGQIQMFFIAVWVAFGLFVNNLLTKVK, from the coding sequence ATGGATATTCAATTTCTTATTTTATCAGCAGTTATACCAATTTTAACAATAACTAGTATTGTATTAATATATAACTATTTAATAAATTTTAATAAACAAAATAAAATTATTAAAAAATTATCAAATGATCAAAATGAGATTTTAGCTGAAGCAAAAAAAAGAAATAGTTTATTTAAAAAAGATAGAAATTGGTTAGGTAAAAAACTTTCTTATGCAGGATTTTTATCTCCTCTTTCCGAACCAATTTTTATATTTATATCAATAGGCTTTGGTTTTCTAGCCGCAACATTTGTAAATTTTGCTATTACAAATCCTGTTGTCTTCGCAATTAGTTGGATTGTATTTGCTTTTTTCCCACTTTTAGTTTTGAAAAAAATTATTTCAAATAGACAAGAAGAGTTTAATTATGGACTAAAAGTAATTATTGATAAAGTTACTAGTATGATGAAAAGTGGTGTAGGATTTGAACAATCACTAACTAAAGCTGTTATGACTTCAAAATCTAAATTTACAAAAGATACTTTTAATATCTATCTTATGGAAAAAGATATTATTGGTGAAAATAAAGCTTTTGAAAAAATGTTTAAATTAGTTGAGTCAAAAGAATTAAGAATTTTTTATCTAACTATCTCAATTGGTAGACAATCAGGAGGTAAGTTTTCTAATACATTAGAAAAACTAAGAAAAACACTTCATGATCAAGGGGAAATAAAACAAGAGATTACTTCATCAACAAAAGAGATAAAAGTTGGTAGTTACATGATTATAGGACTGGTAATTTTTACTTATGAGATGATGGATAGTTCATTAAATGGTGTTTTAGATAGACATTTTTTTGGAAGTAATGAAGGTCAGATTCAAATGTTTTTTATTGCAGTTTGGGTTGCATTTGGTTTATTTGTAAACAATCTACTAACTAAGGTTAAATAA
- a CDS encoding ATPase, T2SS/T4P/T4SS family has protein sequence MRNLRNLITEEEQKKEIKKQSFAYNEEEEKDESEIVFEDNIEEKIEKVKRKKAENQILDFPKIYLNEKLLNIAYEINDTFMINLKSDKKIVRDSLEEVLPEFILSFKQASKLPKDILEEIKEFIINNIVGYGPITTIFDIAKDGLNDVIINTKDYIDIIYKGKTVRTPFTFRSEDELRKIIDKMLAENNRKIDEAHPIMSSKLQDGSRVEVQIPPIAANNGSCVTIRKFNYLPLLLESLIDSGQMDYKMAYFLLKIAKGKCNMIVSGGTSSGKTTFLNAMTRFIDPNEQLMVIEDTKEMQPQMPCNSIRQYEARMANEEGKGAITLDFLLRSALRSSPRRIIVGECRGGEIVVMLNAMNTGHPGSMTTVHADNTKEALVRIENMYLEARPSANINFIRAQIVSAIDIIIQLVRFPDGTRKVITVSEVEKRIEDGTVVSLNNIFEFKRDTSDMTKTKGTFEVVSTPTRTVSQMNMFGVDIDLSIFDKEFEMPRSMLIEELEKDLPNKMCGWEDEFLDIFLRNDPKLFHKWPHFQKISRDY, from the coding sequence TTGAGAAATTTAAGAAATCTTATTACTGAAGAAGAACAAAAGAAAGAGATAAAAAAACAATCTTTTGCGTATAATGAAGAAGAAGAAAAAGATGAATCAGAAATTGTTTTTGAAGATAATATTGAAGAGAAAATTGAAAAAGTAAAAAGAAAAAAAGCAGAAAATCAAATTCTAGATTTTCCAAAAATTTATTTGAATGAGAAATTATTAAATATAGCATATGAGATAAATGATACTTTTATGATAAATTTAAAATCTGATAAAAAAATAGTTAGAGATTCTTTAGAAGAAGTTTTACCTGAATTTATTTTATCTTTTAAACAAGCAAGTAAATTACCAAAAGATATTTTAGAAGAGATAAAAGAATTTATTATAAACAATATAGTTGGATATGGGCCAATAACAACTATTTTTGATATTGCAAAAGATGGATTAAATGATGTTATTATAAATACAAAAGATTATATAGATATTATCTATAAAGGTAAAACTGTAAGAACACCTTTTACTTTTAGAAGTGAAGATGAATTAAGAAAAATTATAGATAAAATGTTAGCTGAAAATAATAGAAAAATCGATGAAGCTCACCCTATTATGTCTAGTAAACTACAAGATGGTTCAAGGGTAGAAGTTCAAATTCCTCCCATTGCAGCAAATAATGGAAGTTGCGTAACAATAAGAAAATTCAATTACTTGCCATTATTACTAGAATCACTTATTGATTCTGGGCAAATGGATTACAAAATGGCTTATTTTTTACTAAAAATTGCTAAAGGTAAATGTAATATGATTGTGTCAGGGGGTACATCAAGTGGTAAAACTACATTTCTAAATGCCATGACAAGGTTTATAGATCCAAATGAACAACTTATGGTAATTGAAGATACTAAAGAGATGCAACCCCAAATGCCTTGTAATTCTATTAGACAATATGAAGCAAGAATGGCAAATGAAGAGGGGAAAGGTGCTATAACTCTTGATTTTTTATTAAGATCTGCTCTTAGGTCATCTCCAAGAAGAATCATAGTTGGGGAGTGTAGAGGTGGAGAGATTGTAGTTATGCTTAATGCTATGAATACAGGGCATCCTGGTTCAATGACTACAGTCCACGCTGATAATACAAAAGAAGCTTTAGTTAGAATTGAAAACATGTATTTAGAAGCGAGACCTAGTGCTAATATTAATTTTATTAGGGCACAAATAGTTTCAGCTATTGATATTATCATTCAATTAGTTAGATTCCCTGATGGAACAAGAAAAGTTATCACTGTTTCAGAAGTTGAAAAAAGAATTGAAGATGGTACAGTTGTTTCATTAAACAATATCTTTGAATTTAAGAGAGATACAAGTGATATGACTAAAACAAAAGGAACATTTGAAGTTGTTTCAACTCCAACTAGAACTGTTTCTCAAATGAATATGTTTGGAGTAGATATTGATCTTTCTATTTTTGATAAAGAGTTTGAAATGCCAAGGTCAATGTTAATAGAAGAATTAGAAAAAGATTTACCAAACAAAATGTGTGGATGGGAAGATGAATTTTTAGATATTTTCTTAAGAAATGATCCAAAACTATTCCATAAATGGCCACATTTCCAAAAAATAAGTAGGGATTATTAG